In Bos indicus isolate NIAB-ARS_2022 breed Sahiwal x Tharparkar chromosome 2, NIAB-ARS_B.indTharparkar_mat_pri_1.0, whole genome shotgun sequence, a single genomic region encodes these proteins:
- the LOC109565962 gene encoding putative ANKRD40 C-terminal-like protein — protein MAEPQLDVKKPSGEHKQGDSNQQLPTDPGDNAKPADTCPELVLKVRIQSHKENDFIEVELDRQELSYQNLLQVSCYELGINPEQVEKIRKLPNTLLRKDKDILRLQDFQEVELILMKNGSSELTEYTPSLLEKPCYNSNATKMTY, from the coding sequence ATGGCTGAACCCCAACTGGATGTGAAGAAGCCCTCAGGTGAACATAAACAAGGAGACTCAAATCAACAGTTGCCAACTGACCCAGGTGATAACGCCAAACCTGCTGACACCTGCCCAGAGCTGGTACTTAAAGTCAGAATTCAGAGCCACAAAGAAAATGACTTCATTGAAGTTGAACTGGATAGACAAGAGTTGAGTTACCAAAATCTACTACAAGTAAGCTGCTATGAACTGGGGATTAACCCAGAGCAAGTGGAGAAGATCAGAAAGCTACCAAACACATTGCTCAGAAAGGACAAAGACATTCTAAGACTACAGGACTTTCAGGAAGTAGAactcattttaatgaaaaatggaaGCTCTGAACTGACAGAATATACACCATCTCTGTTAGAGAAGCCCTGCTACAACAGCAATGCGACAAAAATGACGTATTAG